ATCTAGGTTCTCGTAAACTTATACACGGTCGGATCTTAAGCATGGTTGTCATAGAGCCGGTGGTTTCCCACTGGCGATCCAGGCCGGATGTATGAGAGGACGTCCACCGGTGATAATGAATCGCCTCTTTATTTTCCGGGATTCATCGATCCCCACCGCCCGGTCCAACCGGCTGTATGAGAACATGATCCACCGCTGGAACCAACCGGCTGTATGAGAACGTGATCCACCGCCGGATCCAAACGGCTGTATGAGAACTTGGTCCACCGCCGGATCCAATCGACTGTATGAGAACGTGGTCCACCGCTGGACCTAACGGGCTGCGTGAGGACATGGTCCACTGCCACATTCAACTGAATGTATGAGAACGTGGTTCACCGCTGGATCCAACCGGCTGTATGAGAACATGGTCCACCGCTGTACCAAACCGGTTGTATGAGAACATCGTCCACCGCTGGATCTAGCCGGCTGTATGAGAACATGTCCACCGCTGGGCCTAACGGGCTGGGTGAGGACATGGTCAATACAATCCAACTGATTGTATGAGAACTTGTTTCACCGCTGGAACCAACCGGCTGTATGAGAACGTGGTCCACCGCCGGACCGAACCGGCTGTTTCAGAACATGATCCACTGCCGGATGCAAGCGGATGTATGAGAACGTGGTCCACCGCCGGACCTAACCGGCTGTATGAGAACGTGGTCCACTGCAAGACCTAACCGGCTGTATGCAACGTCATGTGAACGTTTGAGTCGCAAGGCCACCGGGCACTGGTGGTCATCCGCCGTATGTGTGAGAACCAGGATTTACGAACACATCAAGACAATTAAGTGATGCATTTTAATTTATATGATAAACATGAGTTTGTATTGTAGACATTTTGTGACAACCGGTTGAGGGTGGCCATTACAACTAGATATTAAGTTCCTGAAACAATTATCATAGCGTGCtatgtgcatgttttgtgcACATTATGgtcaggaatattttgtttacacaaaggtggtcaggaatattttgtttacacaaaggcggtcaggaatattttgtttacatcatagcagtcaggaatattttttttacactaagGCGgtcaagaaaattttttttttacacaaaggcggtcaggaatattttgtttacacaaaggcggtcaagaatattttgtttacactaaGGCggtcagaaatattttgtttacacaaaGGCGGTTAggatattttgtttacacaaaGGCGGTTAggatattttgtttacacaaagacggtcaggaatattttgtttacactaaggcggtcaggaatattttgtttacactaaGGCGGTCAGAAATACTTTGTTTACACTAAGGCGgtcaggaatattttgtttacaccaTAGCAGTCAcgaatatttttttacactaagGCGgtcaagaaaatttttttttacacaaaggcggtcaggaatattttgtttacactaaggcggtcaggaatattttgtttacactaaGGCGGTCAGGAATATTTTGCTTACACAAAGGCGgtcaggaatattttgtttacactaaGGCGGTCAGAAATACTTTGTTTACACTAAGGCGgtcaggaatattttgtttacaccaTAGCAGTCAcgaatatttttttacactaagGCGgtcaagaaaattttttttacacaaaggcggtcaggaatattttgtttacactaaggcggtcaggaatattttgtttacactaaGGCggtcagaaatattttgtttacactaaGGCGGTCAGgcatattttgtttacacaaagacggtcaggaatattttgtttacacaaaaacggtcaggaatattttgtttacactaaggcggtcaggaatattttgtttacactaaggcggtcaggaatattttgtttacactaaGGCGGTCAGgcatattttgtttacactaaGGCGGTCAGgcatattttgtttacacaaaGGCGGTCAGGAATACTTTGTTTACACAAAAACGgtcaggaatattttgtttacacaaaggcggtcaggaatattttgtttacacaaaggtggtcaggaatattttgtttacactaaGGCGgtcaagaaaatttttttttacacaaaaacggtcaggaatattttgtttacactaaGGCGGTAAGGCCTTTGGGTTCAGAAATTCTAGTCTGGAGAACAACATCGCCCTTCGCTATAGGCATAGTATATACAGGACACCTGACACATCCCATGACGCAAAGCCACATGCCGACAAATTACCGAGACATCGGTTGACACGAGAGTGACGCTTAAGTCAATGAGCCAGTGGTTTTTCCTGTTTGTTTCAATGTTGTGTGCTGATCTGAATCACTCGGAAGTCCGTAACTAACGAACAGAAAATTCAAGGCATTGAAGCAGCTGATAAATGCATCTCTTTGTGTCCTGTTCTCGTAAAGCACATGACATCTGGACTTGTTTTTGTTGGATTGATGACGTATTTAAATATGTTGTCGGTATCAAGGTCAAGCATTGTATTTAAAGAGCCACCAATGAATACGTCGCCTATGATCGTCAACTCACCTGTATCCGGTTCTGCCGGAAAATGCCTGGATCAGGAGAGTCGGCGCGAGCGGTTCCGAATCGCTTTCGAGTGCCTCGCTCTAATATAATTTCGCCACACCCACAGTACATTCTCACAACACGCTGTGGTCGGACGAAACGGAAGTATCAGTGTTTAGGGACATAGTATAGAGGTCTTAAGTTGATTTCTCGAAGGTGGTATTttcattaatataatatttgccACAAGTGCGTatagaacatatatatatatatatatacttgattCGGAATAACCAAGTTCTTTGCCTGGATGTGCCAGTTGTTTGTAAGTACACATCTAGCTATTTCTTTGGGTTCTATATATGAGCGTGGCAGGAGACGGGAAGAAGGGGGTGGGCGACAGCTCCAACTAATACAAACAACGAACACCATACCGAGCTTATAATGATTTACATCCTGGGATAAAATGTTTGACTTTTTTCTCAGTTGTGAAGTTCTTTTTTCGTGTTGCTCATCAGAATTATAATGTTTTCGTTCTTTCATTTGCATGACATACCCAATTAAGTATGAACTGAGGCAAACCTTTCCTggttaacataaaaaaaaactcaccaAGAACAAGGCTGCCAACAAGACGTTCTATTTATTAACTGCTGTGACGTTTGGCATTATTTGACAATGTTTGGCCTCCTAGCGGTTTGCCTGGCTGTGACTATAAGTTGCCCATGGTTTGAAAATATCTGGACTATAGATAGTGTTACCGTATAAGCATCACGTTCCACATCATATGATTATTATATTGTGTTTGctgatgtttgaaatatttttataatgtttcAGGAGGCTTTGACTATAGTTATGATTAACATAACATCAATAGTTAAGTAATAGCTATTAATAGTTTGTGAACGTTTGCAAATACAGTTATAATTAACCGGTGCTCGACAGTTCTCATGATAGGTTCGGAAATATGTAAACTATAGTTACTCATGATTCACGTTGAAGGTTTACGTGTAGCAATACGTCAGAGAATGTCATAATTCAGTTTAGATTAAAAAGTGTTTAATTAAGTATGGAAATGCTTTAATCGCAATATGATTAATATAATGCTAAGACTGAAAGTTCTCCGCTATAGAGTTCGGAAACGTTTGACGATAAAATAATGGTTATATATGCCTTACCATATCGTTAAGTTTACATTTCTACATTATGTTCATTTTGCACGTGAGTAATTATAAATATACTAACTAatgtattttaataaatgtaGAATTCAGATGGATTACCATCTAGATCTACTCCTAAATGTTAAAGTACAGTTAAGCacaataaaagttttaaaatactgAGCTATGTTGTTGCATGGGGATGGCAAACATACTCATGCTCACAAAACCTTTGTGAATATTATCTTGAAACAGAGTTAGTCACTAGCCGTGGATATACTTTACTTCCCTCCTGTTCTTCATAGGGAAGTTTATTTTATGAGTTTTCAAGGAAAGATACGCCTACTGAATACAAATATCGCCATATATCGTCTGTTTCACATCAGGAATTTATATGACTCAGTTCTTTCTTTGAAACTTCCTGAATGAAATTCCGGGATTTTCAAGTTTATTCTTTATTCCTCATTATCTCAAAATTCCTTTTCTCAGGTTTGTCTGACAAAGGTGTTTCGAGGATGACCGCTGTGACGGATACACAGATGGAAAGACTGCCGCTTAAGTTGGAATCCAGATGTAGTGAGGAGAGTTATGAAGATGATGTGTTTCTGTCGAAACGCTCCATGGATGAACTTGCCGAAGGGTCGGACGACGACACACCAATTAGACCTATTGCTTTCCCCAAGCATGGAATGTTTTCAGATCTGACCGATAGGTCTTACGTCAGCGACACAGAAAGCGTAGATGGCGACGATTTATGCGATAACGTATTCATCGACACGCACACTGATGACGTCAGCTTACGCCATCAAGGTTACATCTGTCTCCAATCGACGTCAACATCACCGTCGCCACCGTCGTCGGCGTTTACGCTAGGAAGCACGTCATCTTACAACATGAATGTTATCAGTTTAACAAGAACATCAGCCGACAGCCAGAGCTCTCCTCTGGACCTGAGGCGTAAACAACTTCATCGTTCCCATGGCGAAGAAGTGATTGTCACTCACGGAAACCCTCTAAAAAAAGTGGCGCGGAGAATGTTCACAAATTGTCGCGAAAGATGGCgtcaacaaaatgtaaatggTGCGTTTGCTGAGCTGCGGAAACTTGTTCCAACACATCCACCGGACAAGAAACTGAGCAAGAACGAAATCCTCAGACtggcaataaaatatataaatttgctGTCGAACGTCGTAGACTTCCAGAAAAAGACATCTGGGTGTCTGTCAGAGGAAGAAGCCATGGACATGGGAGAGAGGTATCCACGCCCTGCATCTCACCTTCTCGTCAAGTCCCCGGATGTTAGTCGTACTTCTGGCAGCCATTCCCCGGGATCTAGTTTCTACGACGACAACAGTGGGGAAGAGTCAGTGTAGTGAGAAGTAAATAAACCCAGTGCTTGTTGACTGATCATGTCACCATTTGGAACAGGCTGAGAAGATGTCCGGGATATGAAATTTCTGCAAAAAACTATTGCCTTCATCACGTGACGAAGGCTGGTCTGACCAGTGTGAATCAAGTCTTCTCAATCATTAATATCTATTTTTCATTCAACAAAAGACTTAAACATGAGACTTTTTCTTCTACTAACgcttatcatatttatttaaaaacttattttcacACTCGCCTAAGAGAAAGAGAGTAGGCTAgagtgaatatatgtatttgacaaAGGGCGAGTACATGCCCATACATGCCCATATAGGACTATGTGTATTTGACAAAGGGCGAGTACATGCCCATACATGCCCATATAGGACTATGTGTATTTGACAAAGGGCGAGTACATGCCCATACATGCCCATATATGACTATGTTTTTCCTCACGATGGTAAAATATTCACGGAAGCCATGAACTCTCCGTTCAGTGATTCATCGCCATGATGGGTTGTCCCTTATTACAATTAGGCCTACACAATAATATTTTACCGTACTAAATACTGTGTAATTAACCAACAATGTTGATCTCACTTCCACATGTGCGTTCTGTCCTTCCATCACTACAGAGCTTATGTCTTGTTTCATCCTACTTTAGTTTGTCATCATTAATCATAATCCATGCATTTTAGGATTAACGCCAACGTTTTAACTGTGAATCATATGTCCATTAGGATTAACGCTAACGTTTTAACTGTGAATCATATGTCCATTAGGATTAACGCTAACGTTTTAACTGTGAATCATATGTCCATTAGGATTAACGCTAACGTTTTAACTGTGAATCATATGTCCATTAGGATTAACGCTAACGTTTTAACTGTGAATCATATGTCCATTAGGATTAACGCTAACGTTTTAACTGTGAATCATATGTCCATTAGGATTAACGCTAACGTTTTAACTGTGAATCATATGTCCATTAGGATTAACGCTAACGTTTTAACTGTGAATCATATGTCCATCATACGTTGTCCTTGTGAAGGGTTTCATCAGTACTTTTTTTCATCTCTGATGTAGCCTTTTTTCGATTCAAACATATCCAGAAAGATGCAAAAAATACTGTTCCAACTTCAAAATTGTAGTTGACTAACGAATAGAAAGGTGGAGACGTTTTCCCGCACTAATGACAATCATGGCTACCAAGCCGCATAAGGGGCTAGAGGGCGTGgtattcaatttgtttttctcaatACATATACTGAGGTCTGGCTCATGCATAGTttaataaaatcaattttgttaATCTAAGGGTTGAAAAGTAAAAATCCTTTCAGTCCATTCTTTCGGTGTGTTTGTTGGCCTGTTGGACACCACATCTCAATTAACATGGGCCATTCTCTTGACTAAAAGCCTGAGTGCAAGACCAAAACATTGGCGCTCTTCTTTTTTACGGGAGGTCGCAGCTTTAATGCGAATTTGAGCATGTTTGTTGAGTTGTTACTTGCAGAAAGCCACTATAACAGTTGCTAAGGTGCTCTATTTGGTCcatgaaaaacatttgtttcaactCCCAAAACTCGAAGCTACCGCCAAAACTCGAGGCAACCCTGAGAACTCGATGCAACCCCAAAACTCGAAGAAACCCTAAAAGTGGAAGCAACCCCAAAACTCGAAGAAACCCTAAAAGTGGAAGCAACCCCAAAACTCGAGAAACCCTAAAAGTGGAAGCAACCCCAAAACTCGAAGAAACCCTAAAAGTGGAAGCAACCCCAAAACTCGAAGAAACCCTAAAAGTGGAAGCAACCCCAAAACTCGAGAAACCCTAAAAGTGGGAGCAACCCCAAAACTCGAAGAAACCCTAAAAGTGGGAGCAACCCCAAAACTCGAAGAAACCCTAAAAGGGGAAGCAACCCCAAAACTCGTAGCAACCCCAAATGTCCACAAAACTCGTAAAACGCCAAAATTTGATTCCATCGAATTTTGGAATAGATACAACATAATTAAGTCGAAATGAGAAGGTTGACGTCGAGGTGAGGTTGCATAGAGTTTTTggtgatttatatatttgcttatttatttattgatctatttatttatttgattgttgtttaacgccatattcaagaatttttcatttcatagaCTAAGCATTGCTGTGTAAAGTTCATTTGTAGTTGTACTGACAGGAGAAACAATGATTCGCCGCGCAATTCATAGACTAAGCATTGCTGTGTAAAGTTCAGGTGTAGTTGTACTAGGCAAACAAAGAGACATCACACACTTGCGTTGTTGTGAACACTGCGAGActaaatttttacaaatttaagTACAAATCGCACTTACTGAACATAGTTTAAACTAACCGGGCGTGTGTAAGTTACAATCAAACAGATTCCCGGGAGCTTGATGGTTTGTGGTTTTGCGTAACCCCGGGAATTTTCTCCGTCAGGATGTTCACATCCCCCGGACGGGGGTCTGTGTCCGCTCTGTACAGTACAGTAGTAGAGTGGTAAGTGTGTTCAAACATACACTAAGGCTAGGTTGTAGTGAGACAGGTCATACACTGTCGTCATGCGCAAGGTATCCACAGAAAATTGCACCCACCGTCCATGGTGGAAGTTTCGTTCTTGACTTTATAACGTCACAATATTTCTTCCCCAGCAGAACCATAAAGTACAAATGCATACAATAAGATGTAATAAAGAATATGTTAGTAAGCATTTATATGATCATATACAAATAGTGAAAAGACTGTGAGGCGGGAATAAAGTAAAGGTGAACTTGAGTTAAACGTATACAATGTATAggtaaagaaaagaaatgacgAGAATCAAACTGGTCAGGGAGTAAAAATAGCCAGagcaaaaatatgcatttatagACCATTTGCCATTTGCTGCCAACGTCAAAGCACGAAACTCATCGTCAGTTGCCAAGCAACAACAAATCTTTTTCCCTATGGACGATGTGAAGGGCTAAACTCTGGACAgtcaaactgaaagaaaaggtGGGTAAACTAACTCCAAAATCTGAGTAAAAAAACTGAATCATATGACCATGTTAAATGAGTCGTGCACGACTCCTGTGAGTTTTCCGACTAAGCATATGAgtcaaaatataaccagatgagtcTCTTGACTCCGCTGATGAGGtgatatgactcagttttctgagtcgAATTAGCTCCATTGCATTACTCAGATTTTTGAGTTAGCTGACCCAAACTTTTTTATCAGTGCAGAATCACTTTAACCTAACTGTGAATACGGGTATACATAACATGGTCTGTTTACTTGTTTCAATGGTATTTTACAACGGTGgtcagtattatagtgggaggaaaccggacagagcccgggcgaaaccacgaccatccgcaggctgctgccagattTCCCCAAGTAGAGGACTGAAGAGGAAGCAAGCAGGAGCTGGTGAGAGCTTCCTTGGTAATTTACTGAGCTAACATTCTTACCATTCGGCCACAAGGTCCTCATGGGTTATTATAATTTACATGAGTTTTGTATTGGTTATACACAACTTGTATACTGCACGAAGATCGAGTCTAGAAGATTTAATGTGTCTATTTATTCCTCTTAATCACCATTAACATACCATATTCAATCTCATACTGTTGAACCAGTATAAGGCAATCTTAACTGTAACTGTACAGTCAGG
Above is a window of Liolophura sinensis isolate JHLJ2023 chromosome 7, CUHK_Ljap_v2, whole genome shotgun sequence DNA encoding:
- the LOC135471260 gene encoding uncharacterized protein LOC135471260, encoding MTAVTDTQMERLPLKLESRCSEESYEDDVFLSKRSMDELAEGSDDDTPIRPIAFPKHGMFSDLTDRSYVSDTESVDGDDLCDNVFIDTHTDDVSLRHQGYICLQSTSTSPSPPSSAFTLGSTSSYNMNVISLTRTSADSQSSPLDLRRKQLHRSHGEEVIVTHGNPLKKVARRMFTNCRERWRQQNVNGAFAELRKLVPTHPPDKKLSKNEILRLAIKYINLLSNVVDFQKKTSGCLSEEEAMDMGERYPRPASHLLVKSPDVSRTSGSHSPGSSFYDDNSGEESV